ttataattttgtattttttatattgtttatcaTGTTATAATGAGGTATAATGCCATAATGACtcagtttagttgtggttaagTCTTAAACTGCTGTTCGTTTAGCGACATATAGCGACTGTTAACAGGACTGCTTGGACGGTCGACGCATAAAGatcaagataaagataaactttattgatcccccgtggtggaaatttgtgcattacagcagctccagaaaacaggggacgggaatataattattaaaaataaaaatagaagttaaaatcaaatcaaacatatttacatcagttaaataaaatactacaataatgtaaaatgacacagtaactacacaggaaagggttttgttcttaaaaaaacaaacagtgtgtagcatgaggtggtgatgctgttaaagagtctgattaaacagtctgactgcaggtgggatgaacgacctgcggtagcactctgtcttgcagggtgggtgtctcagtctgctgctgaaggagctgctcagggcccccacagtgtcatgcagggggtgagaggggttgtccatgatggatgtcagcttcactaatgtcctcctctcacccacctcctctacagagtccagaggacagtccaggacagaactggccctcctgaccagtctgttcagtctcttcctgtctctctctgtgctccctcctctccagcagaccactgctttaaaaagtgcagacgccaccacagtgtcataaaaagtccatagcagagtcctgcacactccaaaggacctcagtcgcctcagcaggtgaagtcgacattggcccttcttgtacaggacgtcggtgttgtgtgaccagtccagtttgttgttgaggtgaacacccaggtatttgtacgtctccaccctctcgatgtccaagccctggatgttcaccggtgcagtctggggtgactgtggaagtcaatcaccatctcctttgtcttgctggcgttgagctgaaggtcgttgagctcactccagtcgacaaagtccatgatgacctgcctgtactcctgttcgctccccttagacacacaccccacgatggccatgtcatcggagaacttctgcaggtggcagctcccagagttgtaacagaagtccgaggtgtacagggtgaagagaaaaggggagagaactgtcccctgcgggacccctgtactgcagaccaccatgtcagactcacagtcctgaagcctcacgtactgtggtctgttggtgaggtagtccgttgtccatgcagccaggtgacagtccactcccgccctctctagcttccccctgagcagtgcaggctggatggtgttgaaggcactggagaagtcaaagaacatgaccctcacagtgctgccggtgttctccaggtgagtccaggatctctgcagcaggtagatgacgGCGTCATCCACCCCGATGTTCGGCTGGTAGGCGAACTGCAGAGGATCCAGATTTGAAGTCACCAGGGGGCCGAGGTTGTTGAGGACGATCCTCTCCATGCGCACTAAATAAGATTAGTGACAATATAgttgacttttaaaagacagcaggattgTTACAATATTTTGTTCAATAAAGTTATAATACCTATAGAAATGGGAGCTGTTACAGATGGTAAGCTACTTTGCAACTAATTCATTTCAACTcacttgtaaaataaattgGTATAAATGTGTGCCGAAGCTACTGTTGGATCTATATACACCCAGTTACACATCCTAGACGGTAATATTACCACTTAAAGCAGCCTGTTTACAGAACAGCAGCcatgttagctagctaacagTTAGCATTCTGCTATATCTGAAAGGTTGTTTGTTTCCCGACTTTCAGATGAAGTTATTCGAAAATGTCTTCTTATTGACGGAGACGGGGCTGGTGATGACCGCAAAATCAACTTGCTGCTCAAGAGTTTCACTAAATGGTGCAACTCGCCTGGGACCCCTGAGGAAGGGTACGTTAGTAGTTACATGAGACCTAAGTCCTGGACTTTGTCACCTATTAAAGTGATTCACAAACAGCCTCTCTTCTCAGGTTCACGCAGTACCAGAGGATGTTGGGCACACTGGCCCAGTGTGAATTCTCCATGGGGAAGACTTTAATGGTATACGACATGAACCTTCGGGAAATGGAGAATTATGAGAAGATCTACTCTGACATAGGTGGGAAATGAGGATTTTATGACCCTGGTCTTTAGCATCCACACACCCCTTTTTGTTTAAGTCTGCACACATTAACATCTTATCATTAACCTATTTGAATACTTGTGTTCAACAGTTTGGTTCATGTTCTTTCATTATGCACTACATCACTCTTAACTTGAAGAACTGGGCCACTATAGTAACCATCCCAGTATGTATCAGTGTGGTAAACTAACCTCATCTCAACCTTGACATTTCAGAACAAAACATCACGTCCGCTCATGAGAAGATAACCGAATGCAAAAAAGAAATTCAGAGGGCAAAGAGAATAAGAAAGAATCGCCAAGGTAATGATCAATAATATTGAACTATTGGGACTTGCCTTTGCAATTATTTACTAATTTAATTCAGATAAGTCTTGAAAATAGTGAGTAATCACTactgaaaataatctgaaaaagTATGGTTTAATGTTTTccttaaatgtaaacatgaattttaacacagaacatttaatttaacacaGAACAGCAACATCAGATGTTATGGCTCACGAAAAGTTTATTCAATAGTAATTCATACAAGTACTTTTAAGTCAAACCGTATACAACACATTGTACAAACAGCCAAAGGAAAATACCCAGGAGATTTAAAGAGTGATCACAGATGGAGAGACAATGCATCAAAAGCCAAACAATGAGAAATCAGATTGAGATTTAAGAGAAGGTAAAATAATTGGAGTGTTTAGCAGGGATTTTTTCATTCTTGTTGGAAACCAAATGTATCAATCAGTTAAGATTTAATGCTAACAATATAAATACAGAGTTGTATTATTTGTGGTTAgtgtcacacattcacattttcattatttccttTCAGAGTATGATGCTTTAGCTAAGGTTATCCAGCAACACCCGGACcgacatgaaacactgaagtaaGTCACTCTATTATatttgtattccttttttttttaacctgttttgtCTATGATTATGTACTTAATTTTGTTTGATCCTCTACAGACAATTGGAGGCGCTTGACAAAGAGCTCCAGCAACTGTCTCGAATCAAGGAAAATGTAGATGCAAAGGTGAGGCTAAAACTATATTCTATTCTTTACGATTCAAATCTGTTATTTCTTGAACCGCTTGTGATATCT
The Labrus mixtus chromosome 7, fLabMix1.1, whole genome shotgun sequence DNA segment above includes these coding regions:
- the LOC132977529 gene encoding THO complex subunit 7 homolog yields the protein MGAVTDDEVIRKCLLIDGDGAGDDRKINLLLKSFTKWCNSPGTPEEGFTQYQRMLGTLAQCEFSMGKTLMVYDMNLREMENYEKIYSDIEQNITSAHEKITECKKEIQRAKRIRKNRQEYDALAKVIQQHPDRHETLKQLEALDKELQQLSRIKENVDAKMELRKKQFHVLLSTIQELQQTLDNDEKSDNDDNNQGSPAGNDE